The following proteins come from a genomic window of Corynebacterium falsenii:
- a CDS encoding site-specific DNA-methyltransferase, which yields MEKLRMTSPDLTEANIDKLAELFPTVVTETLDAVGNPQRAVDFDLLRQELSDHVVEGPQERYRLDWPGKRAAAFTANAPIAKTLRPVREESVEFDTTKNLFIEGDNLDALKLLQESYLGKVKMIYIDPPYNTGNDFLYADDFAESAAEYLERTSQKSETGDRLVANPESNGRFNSDWLSMLYPRLKLSRSLLSEDGAIFVSCDYHESGNLKCLLDEVFGRTNLVAEFIWQHSVQPKGYTDTVSVHHNTIFCYRRTDSFALQPLERTAEHNKNYRNPDNDPRGPWRAGDVRNALYRPNLRYPLPTPRGGTIDPPENGWRWSKETIEKKIATGEIIFNEDETSITRKIYLDTLDGRAVESLWLGTEVGTTREAANEVKKLFGGKALFDTPKPTKLMERIMWIAGVGDGDLVLDFFAGSGTTADAVFRANSKDGKRRSWILVQIAEPVPSSSEAAKAGFSDIATLSRERIKRAGTNTISNNMLSAGASDIGFRAVQIDSTGLSNVAKAADDTDQLTIEELEPSIKNDRTAEDLLFQVLLDWGLELTMPIVKETVDGHEIFDVEEGALIACFEKSLIPEVVHSIATRHPIRAVFRDDGFASDAARINAEQIFREVSPSTEVKAI from the coding sequence ATGGAAAAACTGCGCATGACATCGCCCGACCTGACCGAAGCGAACATCGACAAGCTTGCCGAGCTGTTCCCAACCGTTGTCACCGAGACCCTCGACGCCGTAGGCAATCCGCAGCGGGCTGTCGACTTCGACCTCCTCCGCCAAGAACTCTCCGACCACGTAGTTGAAGGGCCCCAGGAGCGCTACCGGCTCGACTGGCCAGGCAAGCGCGCAGCAGCTTTCACTGCCAACGCACCGATCGCCAAAACGCTCCGTCCGGTCCGTGAAGAGTCCGTCGAGTTTGACACAACTAAGAACCTCTTTATCGAAGGGGACAACCTGGACGCCCTCAAGCTCCTCCAGGAGTCCTACCTCGGCAAGGTGAAGATGATCTACATCGACCCGCCATACAACACGGGAAATGATTTCCTTTACGCAGACGATTTCGCGGAGTCCGCCGCAGAGTATCTAGAACGCACCAGTCAGAAATCGGAAACTGGCGATCGCCTGGTTGCCAACCCAGAGTCAAACGGTCGCTTTAACTCCGATTGGCTCAGCATGCTGTACCCACGGCTGAAACTGTCCCGTAGCCTTCTGTCTGAAGACGGCGCCATATTTGTTAGCTGCGATTATCACGAAAGCGGGAATCTCAAGTGTTTACTCGACGAGGTCTTCGGCCGAACGAACCTAGTTGCGGAGTTTATTTGGCAGCACAGTGTCCAACCGAAGGGCTACACCGATACTGTATCTGTCCATCACAATACGATCTTCTGCTATCGGCGCACTGACTCGTTTGCTCTCCAACCACTCGAACGAACCGCCGAGCACAACAAGAACTACCGTAACCCAGACAACGATCCTCGCGGGCCCTGGCGTGCGGGTGACGTAAGGAACGCCCTATACCGACCGAATCTGCGCTATCCACTCCCAACTCCCCGCGGCGGCACTATAGATCCGCCGGAAAATGGCTGGCGTTGGAGCAAAGAAACAATCGAGAAGAAAATTGCAACCGGAGAAATCATCTTTAATGAAGATGAAACGTCCATTACTAGGAAGATCTATCTCGACACGCTGGACGGCCGCGCAGTGGAGTCTCTATGGCTTGGAACTGAAGTCGGTACCACGCGCGAGGCAGCCAATGAGGTAAAGAAGTTGTTCGGGGGTAAAGCCCTATTTGACACTCCTAAGCCGACAAAGCTGATGGAACGCATTATGTGGATCGCTGGAGTTGGAGACGGCGACTTGGTCTTAGACTTTTTTGCTGGTTCCGGAACCACAGCTGATGCGGTATTTCGCGCAAACTCCAAAGATGGCAAGCGCAGATCTTGGATACTTGTTCAAATTGCAGAACCGGTGCCTTCAAGCTCTGAGGCCGCGAAGGCAGGATTTTCCGATATCGCAACGCTTTCACGTGAACGAATCAAGAGAGCGGGCACGAATACAATTTCGAACAACATGCTATCTGCTGGCGCAAGTGACATCGGATTTCGTGCAGTTCAAATTGACAGCACAGGATTGTCTAATGTCGCCAAAGCTGCGGACGATACCGATCAGCTGACGATCGAGGAACTTGAGCCGAGCATTAAGAATGATCGGACAGCGGAAGATCTGTTGTTCCAGGTTCTGCTCGACTGGGGGCTGGAACTTACGATGCCTATCGTGAAGGAGACAGTCGATGGGCACGAAATCTTCGACGTTGAGGAGGGAGCTTTGATTGCCTGCTTTGAGAAGTCTCTTATTCCAGAAGTCGTCCACTCAATTGCTACACGTCACCCAATACGCGCGGTCTTCCGCGATGATGGATTCGCTTCGGATGCCGCACGAATAAATGCCGAGCAGATTTTCCGTGAAGTGTCGCCTTCGACTGAAGTGAAGGCGATCTGA
- a CDS encoding type III restriction-modification system endonuclease — translation MKLQFKVQQYQTDAVDAVVEVFEGQPKYDGISYRVDPGKTQADMAPLYSDLGLRNAEIALIDAQLLENVHKVQQTRNLPLSSSLKDSKAAPHAPNLDVEMETGTGKTYVYIKTIMELHKRYGWSKYIIVVPSIAIREGVKKSFDVTAEHFQQMYGTKPRSFVYNSSQLHELERFSSDAGVQVMIINIQAFNATGKDNRRIYDVLDDFQSRKPIDVIAANRPIVIIDEPQKIGAEKSLKALSNFNGLMMLRYSATHKVEHTKVHRLDALDAYNQKLVKQIAVRGITVKGLAGSTAYLYLEAVEIAKGTLPRARVEIEVQTKTGIKRQVKRVEKGTNLHDLSNGLEAYRPDGKPLVVFDIDANRDVVELSNGDIVFAGQLADRDVTEDTKRRIQIREVIRAHLDKERELFSQGIKVLSLFFIDEVARYRDYSREDTLGEYARMFEEEYALIRDEVLSELALDEATAAYQAYLRRDEIREVHQGYFSIDKKSKHQVDGKVSGRGDDKGQSTDIDAYDLILRDKERLLSFDEPVRFIFSHSALREGWDNPNVFVMGMLKKSDNTVSRRQEIGRGLRLAVDQRGERMDEATVGGRVHDINELTVVTDESYTGFVDGLQKEISESLAARPRKASVNFFMGKTIQTTAGESIVEEQLARSLYNYLARNDYIDDDGHITLTYKEAKAEGTLAVPTSDVLRPVVDFIWPLVDSLYIDVPKPIDDRKPKKVPLNEANFARKEFQSLWGRINHKAVYQVEFDSDELIRKAVDHMDKHLNVASMQYVIQSGKQRDELEADDLSKGSGFAVSTTETVTEKVTAGSQVKYDLLGEIAEKTKLTRRTVAAMLKGVRPDTFGKFRLNPEQFITEAARLINEQKATVIVEHLAYDALDETFDSAIFTENQTKQDLTHAGGKLTKHIYDYVVTDSKVERAFVNELDTSAEVAVYAKLPRGFFIPTPVGDYNPDWAIAFKEGSVKHVYFVAETKGSLSTLQLKGVEDAKIECARKFFASLNKKNDGDVTYDVVTDYTELMQLVTA, via the coding sequence ATGAAGCTCCAGTTTAAGGTTCAGCAGTATCAGACGGACGCAGTTGATGCGGTGGTCGAGGTCTTTGAAGGCCAGCCAAAGTATGACGGTATCTCGTATCGCGTCGATCCGGGGAAAACGCAAGCGGATATGGCTCCGCTGTACTCGGATTTGGGCCTGCGCAACGCGGAGATTGCTCTCATCGATGCGCAGCTCTTGGAGAACGTGCACAAGGTTCAGCAGACGCGGAACCTGCCGCTTTCATCGTCGTTGAAGGACAGTAAGGCTGCGCCCCATGCCCCGAATCTCGACGTTGAGATGGAGACAGGTACAGGCAAGACCTACGTCTACATCAAGACGATCATGGAGCTGCACAAGCGGTACGGCTGGTCGAAGTACATCATCGTCGTGCCGTCGATCGCGATCCGCGAGGGTGTGAAGAAGTCCTTCGACGTCACTGCTGAACACTTCCAGCAGATGTACGGCACCAAGCCGCGATCTTTCGTCTACAACTCATCTCAACTTCACGAGTTGGAGCGGTTCAGCTCGGACGCTGGAGTTCAGGTGATGATCATCAACATCCAGGCGTTCAACGCGACCGGCAAGGATAATCGACGCATCTACGACGTACTAGATGACTTCCAGTCACGAAAGCCGATCGATGTGATCGCCGCGAACCGGCCGATCGTCATCATCGATGAGCCGCAGAAGATCGGCGCAGAGAAATCTCTCAAGGCGTTGTCGAACTTCAACGGGCTGATGATGCTGCGGTACTCCGCAACGCACAAGGTCGAGCACACCAAAGTACATCGGCTCGACGCACTGGACGCCTACAACCAGAAGCTGGTCAAACAGATCGCCGTTCGTGGCATTACTGTCAAGGGTTTGGCGGGGTCTACGGCCTACCTGTACCTGGAGGCGGTCGAGATCGCGAAGGGTACGCTACCGCGGGCTCGGGTTGAGATCGAGGTCCAAACCAAAACTGGGATCAAGCGTCAGGTCAAGCGGGTAGAGAAGGGCACGAATCTCCACGATCTCTCCAATGGGCTGGAGGCCTATCGTCCAGACGGCAAGCCCCTCGTGGTGTTCGACATCGACGCGAACCGTGACGTGGTCGAGTTGAGCAACGGAGACATCGTGTTCGCTGGTCAGCTCGCCGATCGCGACGTCACGGAGGACACCAAGCGCCGCATCCAGATCCGGGAGGTGATCCGCGCCCATCTGGACAAGGAACGTGAACTGTTCAGCCAAGGCATCAAGGTACTGTCCCTGTTCTTCATCGACGAGGTGGCGAGGTACCGTGACTACTCCCGCGAGGACACACTCGGCGAGTACGCGCGCATGTTCGAGGAAGAGTATGCGCTGATTCGCGACGAGGTTCTCAGCGAGCTGGCCCTCGACGAGGCGACCGCCGCGTACCAGGCCTACCTGCGCCGCGACGAGATCCGAGAGGTCCATCAGGGCTACTTCTCGATCGACAAGAAGTCCAAGCATCAGGTTGACGGGAAGGTCTCCGGTCGCGGTGATGACAAGGGTCAGTCCACAGACATCGACGCCTACGACCTGATCCTCAGGGACAAGGAGCGACTGCTCTCCTTCGACGAACCCGTGCGGTTCATCTTCTCTCACTCTGCGCTACGCGAGGGGTGGGACAACCCGAACGTGTTCGTTATGGGGATGCTGAAGAAGAGTGACAACACAGTCTCCAGGCGCCAAGAGATTGGCCGTGGCCTCCGCTTGGCTGTTGACCAGCGTGGCGAGCGCATGGACGAAGCGACCGTCGGCGGTCGGGTTCACGACATCAACGAGCTGACCGTCGTGACCGACGAGTCATACACCGGCTTCGTCGATGGACTCCAGAAGGAGATCTCCGAGTCTCTGGCGGCCCGTCCGCGCAAGGCGAGCGTCAACTTCTTCATGGGCAAGACCATCCAGACCACCGCGGGTGAGTCGATCGTGGAGGAGCAACTGGCCCGGTCCCTCTACAACTACCTGGCGCGCAACGACTACATCGACGACGACGGCCACATCACCCTGACATACAAGGAAGCCAAGGCCGAGGGCACACTCGCAGTCCCGACGTCAGACGTCTTGCGGCCGGTGGTGGACTTCATCTGGCCGCTGGTCGACTCGCTGTACATCGACGTGCCCAAGCCCATTGACGACCGCAAGCCCAAGAAGGTTCCCCTCAACGAAGCCAACTTCGCGCGCAAGGAGTTCCAGAGCCTGTGGGGCCGGATCAACCACAAGGCCGTCTACCAGGTCGAGTTCGACTCAGACGAACTGATCCGCAAGGCCGTCGACCACATGGACAAGCACCTCAACGTGGCGTCCATGCAGTACGTCATCCAATCGGGCAAGCAGCGTGACGAGCTGGAGGCCGACGACCTGTCGAAGGGTTCGGGGTTTGCGGTGTCCACCACGGAGACTGTGACGGAGAAGGTGACGGCTGGATCGCAGGTGAAGTACGACCTGCTGGGTGAGATCGCCGAGAAGACGAAGCTGACCCGCCGTACGGTCGCCGCGATGCTCAAGGGAGTGCGTCCGGATACGTTCGGGAAGTTCCGTCTGAACCCGGAGCAGTTCATCACCGAAGCGGCGCGGCTGATCAACGAGCAGAAGGCGACCGTCATCGTGGAGCACCTCGCCTACGACGCACTCGACGAGACTTTCGACTCGGCGATCTTCACGGAGAACCAGACCAAGCAAGACCTCACCCACGCCGGTGGCAAGCTCACCAAGCACATCTACGACTACGTCGTGACCGACTCCAAGGTCGAGCGTGCCTTCGTCAACGAACTGGACACCAGCGCCGAGGTCGCCGTGTACGCCAAGCTCCCACGCGGGTTCTTCATCCCAACCCCGGTCGGGGACTACAACCCAGACTGGGCGATCGCGTTCAAAGAAGGCAGCGTCAAGCACGTCTACTTCGTCGCGGAGACCAAAGGCTCACTCTCGACCCTCCAGCTGAAGGGCGTCGAGGACGCAAAGATCGAGTGCGCCCGCAAGTTCTTCGCATCCCTCAACAAGAAGAACGACGGCGATGTCACCTACGACGTCGTCACCGACTACACCGAGCTGATGCAGCTGGTTACTGCCTGA
- a CDS encoding DUF3644 domain-containing protein gives MARPPAWKHTLEEARRQALVAIDFYNRPGDRRSFADFIVHIHLAWQNLMHADRMRRKVEIFYRENDKRRTFKRNSDGSKKTWDLSQCLKHEFKDNDPIRKNVEFFIGLRNHVEHRYQDSVLVATAAEAHACIINFESELVRRFGSAASLGTELKFPVFVQSLSPTRYEEQRSLRRGLPQGTSTFIAEFQEALDESIRSDERYAYRLLLLPMKGPKTDADMALNFVRQDELTPDELQELVGQQGSVIVAEKFRNAANGDEVLPSVAANQVQERIQFEFGVNDFTRLRKKWGIGPVKSQSKDQLPNSEGYCLYSPTFKQYAYLPKLVDRMVAALSVEDDYTSLVGHRPTVKPDHQ, from the coding sequence ATGGCTAGACCCCCAGCGTGGAAGCACACTCTTGAGGAAGCACGTCGACAAGCGCTGGTGGCGATCGACTTCTACAATCGCCCAGGTGACCGGCGCAGCTTCGCTGACTTCATAGTCCACATCCACCTGGCATGGCAGAACCTGATGCACGCTGATCGGATGCGCCGAAAGGTTGAAATCTTCTATAGAGAGAATGACAAGCGGCGCACCTTCAAGCGCAACTCTGATGGATCAAAGAAGACATGGGATCTTAGCCAGTGCCTGAAGCACGAGTTCAAGGATAACGATCCGATCCGGAAAAATGTCGAGTTCTTCATCGGCCTGCGTAATCACGTGGAGCATCGTTATCAGGACTCGGTCCTTGTTGCAACGGCAGCCGAAGCTCACGCCTGCATCATCAACTTTGAATCAGAGTTGGTCCGGCGGTTTGGATCGGCGGCAAGTCTCGGAACTGAATTGAAGTTTCCTGTCTTCGTGCAGTCCCTCAGCCCGACCCGGTATGAAGAGCAGCGCTCACTTCGGCGAGGGCTTCCGCAAGGTACTTCCACCTTCATCGCAGAGTTCCAGGAAGCACTCGATGAGTCGATTAGAAGTGATGAACGATACGCGTACCGTCTTCTGTTGTTGCCGATGAAGGGGCCGAAGACCGATGCCGACATGGCATTGAACTTCGTCCGACAGGATGAGCTGACTCCAGACGAACTTCAGGAGCTTGTGGGTCAGCAGGGTAGCGTTATTGTCGCCGAGAAGTTCAGGAATGCAGCGAACGGCGACGAGGTGCTGCCCAGTGTTGCTGCAAATCAGGTACAAGAACGTATCCAGTTCGAGTTCGGTGTTAACGATTTCACTAGGCTCCGGAAGAAGTGGGGAATCGGTCCTGTGAAGTCACAGTCGAAGGACCAACTGCCGAACTCTGAAGGGTACTGTCTCTATTCGCCAACGTTCAAGCAGTATGCCTACCTCCCGAAGCTTGTTGACCGGATGGTTGCGGCGCTTTCTGTCGAAGACGACTACACGTCGCTCGTTGGACATAGACCGACCGTCAAGCCCGACCACCAGTAG
- the mobF gene encoding MobF family relaxase, which translates to MTVSMRVMSAGDGYMYLVRTVVAGDGDRSLSTPLTRYYKAEGTPPGRWMGSGLEALGTGQIASGDEVSEAQLQLLVGMGRDPVTGAPLGRAYPVYKTIAQRIEERTATLDPYLDPAARARAITAIEAEEAEHGTRRAVAGFDFTFSIPKSASVLWAVADAGTQSLIAEAHHVAVADMIAYMEREVAATRTGANAADGAVAQVDVRGLIATAYDHYDSRAGDPHLHTHVVISNKVQTVLDGKWRSLDGRPLHAATVALSELHEAVFADHLTRMLGVEWESRARGRDRNPTWAIADVPEELVAEFSTRARHIDEATDRLIDQYVTEHGRRPSAATIMKLRAQATLSTRPEKTVHSLADLTAAWRNRASAVLGEDATGWARRVASNDQPLLLRADDIPLDVVRNLGESVVDAVGEKRSTWRRWNLTAEAARQTMGYRFATAQDREAIVGLVVDAAEAVSLRLTPFELASSPAAFRRPDTTSVFRPKNSTIYSSHQLLDAEDRLLERSHDTTGPTVSLGTMERIARRPDPEGRVLGEDQAEALVRIAVSGRVLDVLVGPAGAGKTTAMNALRRVWETEHSAGSVVGLAPSAGAAQVLAKDLGIATENTAKWWQTHQTTGATFQSGQLVIVDEASLAGTLSLDRITGLAAEASAKVLLVGDYAQLQSVDAGGAFGLLVHDRGDAPELVDVHRFTHAWEKTASLDLRHGHTDVIDTYDAHGRIHDGETEEMIDSAYTAWRADLLAGKATVLVSDSNESVTALNIRARTDLIVDGVVHGPREAELHDGTRAATGDVVITRRNDRRLRAGRGWVRNGDRWHVLDVRKDGSIALQRAGARWGATVVVPAEYVAEHMELGYAVTSYRAQGITTDTAHVLVDSAMTRENLYVAMTRGRDANVAYVAVDQPDSAHDVPHPGDNQAATGRSVLYGVLQHAGAEQSAHETIAAEQETWGSIAQLAAEYETIAAAAQHDRWATLIQNSGLTETQTAEVLASDAFGPLTAELRRAEANHHNVDALLPRLVRARRLEDADDVAAVLHHRLAMATARPAGSGRARKAPRLIAGLIPEATGTMSDEMRQALNERRDLIEARADAVLDNALAGAAPWTAELGPRPTNAKMLTTWRGSARVVAAYRDRYHISGDTPLGTMTASDGQRLDAARARAAVDAAPTTTAAAAHEAKGQARRSTARSL; encoded by the coding sequence GTGACAGTGTCGATGCGGGTGATGTCGGCCGGGGATGGCTACATGTACCTCGTGCGCACTGTCGTCGCGGGGGATGGGGACCGGTCATTGTCGACGCCGCTGACCCGCTACTACAAAGCGGAGGGCACTCCTCCGGGCCGATGGATGGGCAGCGGACTGGAGGCACTCGGGACCGGCCAGATCGCCTCTGGTGACGAAGTCAGCGAGGCGCAGCTCCAGCTGCTGGTGGGGATGGGCCGAGACCCCGTGACGGGTGCGCCGCTGGGCCGCGCGTATCCGGTCTACAAGACCATCGCGCAACGCATCGAAGAACGCACCGCAACTCTCGACCCGTATCTTGATCCGGCTGCACGAGCCCGCGCAATCACTGCAATCGAAGCCGAGGAAGCCGAACACGGGACGCGACGGGCGGTTGCAGGATTCGACTTCACGTTCTCGATCCCCAAGTCCGCCAGCGTGCTGTGGGCGGTTGCCGATGCAGGCACGCAATCCCTGATTGCCGAAGCGCACCACGTCGCGGTTGCGGACATGATCGCCTACATGGAGCGTGAAGTTGCAGCCACTCGCACTGGTGCAAACGCTGCAGACGGTGCTGTCGCTCAGGTTGACGTTCGGGGACTCATCGCCACCGCCTACGACCACTACGACTCCCGTGCTGGTGACCCACATCTTCACACGCACGTGGTGATCAGCAACAAGGTCCAGACCGTCCTGGACGGGAAGTGGAGATCCTTGGACGGACGACCACTACACGCAGCCACCGTGGCGCTCTCGGAGCTGCATGAGGCCGTCTTTGCCGACCATCTGACGCGGATGCTCGGTGTGGAGTGGGAGTCAAGGGCACGTGGCCGTGACCGCAACCCTACGTGGGCGATTGCAGACGTTCCCGAAGAGCTGGTTGCGGAGTTCTCGACCCGTGCACGCCACATCGACGAGGCAACCGACCGGCTGATCGACCAGTATGTGACCGAGCACGGGCGGCGACCGTCGGCGGCGACGATCATGAAGCTACGCGCCCAAGCAACGCTCTCAACCCGCCCCGAGAAGACGGTGCACTCCCTGGCCGACCTGACCGCAGCATGGCGCAATCGCGCCAGTGCAGTCCTGGGTGAGGATGCAACCGGGTGGGCACGCCGGGTTGCATCCAACGACCAGCCGCTGTTGCTGAGGGCCGACGACATTCCCCTCGACGTTGTCCGCAACCTCGGCGAGAGCGTCGTCGATGCGGTCGGTGAGAAGCGGTCAACGTGGCGGCGTTGGAATCTCACCGCCGAAGCCGCGCGGCAAACAATGGGCTACCGGTTCGCTACCGCCCAAGACCGCGAAGCCATCGTCGGACTGGTCGTGGATGCTGCTGAGGCGGTGTCGCTGCGATTGACACCATTTGAGTTGGCCTCCAGTCCCGCCGCGTTTCGCCGCCCAGACACCACGTCCGTCTTCAGGCCGAAGAACTCCACCATCTACTCCTCCCACCAGCTTCTCGATGCCGAGGACAGGCTCCTTGAGCGCAGCCACGACACGACCGGGCCGACGGTTAGCCTAGGGACAATGGAACGCATCGCACGGCGTCCAGACCCCGAAGGACGAGTGCTGGGTGAGGACCAGGCGGAGGCCCTCGTCCGGATCGCGGTTTCCGGCCGCGTCCTGGACGTACTGGTCGGTCCCGCGGGCGCTGGAAAGACCACGGCGATGAACGCCTTGCGCAGAGTCTGGGAAACCGAACACAGCGCAGGCTCGGTCGTCGGGCTGGCGCCGTCCGCGGGTGCCGCCCAGGTCTTGGCGAAGGACCTGGGTATCGCGACGGAGAACACGGCGAAGTGGTGGCAGACCCACCAGACCACCGGCGCCACTTTCCAATCCGGTCAACTCGTCATCGTGGACGAAGCCTCACTCGCAGGCACGCTCTCCCTTGACCGAATCACCGGCCTCGCAGCCGAGGCAAGCGCGAAGGTGCTGCTCGTCGGTGACTACGCGCAGCTCCAGTCCGTTGATGCAGGCGGAGCATTCGGGCTCCTGGTCCATGACCGAGGTGACGCGCCCGAACTGGTCGATGTCCACCGCTTCACCCACGCATGGGAGAAGACCGCCTCCCTGGACCTGCGGCATGGACACACCGATGTCATCGACACCTACGACGCCCACGGCCGCATCCACGATGGGGAGACCGAGGAGATGATCGACTCCGCCTACACCGCTTGGCGCGCAGATCTACTGGCAGGCAAAGCCACGGTCTTGGTGTCGGATTCCAACGAGTCGGTCACCGCCTTGAACATCCGAGCGCGCACCGACCTCATCGTTGACGGCGTCGTCCACGGGCCACGGGAAGCAGAACTCCATGATGGCACTCGCGCTGCCACTGGCGATGTCGTCATCACCCGACGCAACGACCGGCGACTGCGGGCCGGGCGAGGATGGGTGCGCAACGGTGACCGCTGGCACGTGCTCGACGTGCGCAAGGACGGCTCCATCGCCCTCCAACGTGCCGGAGCCAGATGGGGTGCAACCGTCGTCGTTCCCGCCGAGTATGTCGCCGAACACATGGAACTCGGGTACGCGGTCACCTCATACCGGGCACAAGGCATCACCACCGACACCGCCCACGTCCTCGTCGATTCGGCGATGACTCGGGAGAACCTGTACGTGGCCATGACACGCGGGCGGGACGCGAATGTCGCCTACGTTGCCGTCGACCAGCCCGATTCTGCCCATGACGTTCCGCACCCTGGCGACAATCAGGCTGCCACGGGCCGTAGCGTCCTGTACGGCGTCCTTCAACACGCAGGCGCGGAACAGTCGGCTCACGAGACGATCGCAGCCGAGCAGGAGACTTGGGGGTCGATCGCCCAGCTCGCTGCCGAATACGAGACCATCGCCGCTGCCGCTCAGCACGACCGCTGGGCCACGCTCATCCAGAACTCCGGCCTCACCGAAACCCAGACAGCCGAAGTGCTCGCCTCCGACGCATTCGGGCCACTCACAGCAGAACTGCGCCGGGCGGAAGCCAACCATCACAACGTCGATGCTCTCCTACCGCGATTGGTCCGAGCCCGGCGACTCGAGGATGCAGACGACGTCGCAGCAGTTCTCCACCACCGTCTCGCCATGGCCACTGCACGCCCAGCCGGATCGGGACGCGCCCGCAAGGCGCCACGCCTCATCGCCGGGCTCATCCCGGAAGCCACCGGCACCATGAGCGACGAAATGCGACAGGCCCTCAACGAACGCCGCGACCTCATCGAAGCCCGTGCCGACGCTGTCCTCGATAATGCGCTCGCTGGCGCCGCGCCGTGGACCGCGGAGCTGGGACCTCGGCCCACGAACGCAAAGATGCTGACCACCTGGCGAGGTTCCGCCCGGGTGGTGGCTGCCTACCGGGACCGGTACCACATCAGCGGCGATACACCACTCGGCACCATGACAGCATCCGACGGACAGAGGCTCGACGCCGCGCGGGCACGCGCAGCGGTCGATGCAGCGCCGACGACCACCGCGGCTGCTGCGCATGAGGCCAAGGGGCAAGCAAGACGAAGCACCGCGCGGTCGCTGTAA
- a CDS encoding AAA family ATPase, whose product MPRADLLLDLVEAERRGDRDRFKVLVESVIAEERANQHHLLADRLSQLITTTGQGPVRDDRAAAIRDLVHEVVPNRRLSDLELAPVPHRVVTELIEEQKRAELLRSYGIEPRNRLLLSGPPGNGKTSVAEAVATELMLPFYVIRYEGVMSSFLGETAARLDNAFEFARTRRCVLFFDELDTIAKERADEHETGEIKRVVSTLLLQIDRLPPHVIFIGATNHGELLDRAAWRRFQIRTELERPSRSQATRFLERLADRFGGDLGFAPRTLADKLAGASFAELEEFALDVRRRAVLELPDVNLRKIVQERLEHRRGEASW is encoded by the coding sequence GTGCCGCGCGCTGATCTCCTCCTGGATCTCGTCGAAGCCGAACGCCGTGGCGACAGGGACCGTTTTAAGGTGCTCGTTGAGTCGGTGATCGCGGAAGAGCGTGCCAACCAGCATCACCTTCTGGCAGACCGCTTATCTCAACTCATCACCACGACGGGGCAGGGCCCTGTCCGTGATGACAGGGCGGCCGCCATCAGGGATCTCGTGCATGAAGTTGTCCCCAACCGTCGGCTGAGCGATCTTGAACTCGCGCCCGTCCCACACCGGGTCGTGACGGAGCTGATTGAAGAACAGAAGCGCGCAGAGTTGTTGCGGAGTTACGGCATTGAGCCACGGAATCGACTCTTGCTGTCTGGCCCTCCAGGCAATGGCAAGACGAGTGTTGCGGAAGCGGTCGCGACGGAGTTGATGCTGCCGTTCTACGTGATTCGCTATGAGGGTGTGATGTCGAGTTTCCTTGGCGAAACGGCCGCACGCCTCGATAATGCCTTTGAATTCGCACGCACTCGTCGTTGTGTTCTGTTCTTCGATGAGCTGGATACCATCGCCAAGGAGCGAGCGGACGAGCATGAAACTGGCGAGATAAAGCGAGTGGTTTCCACATTGCTTCTCCAAATCGACCGACTCCCACCGCATGTAATATTCATCGGGGCGACGAATCACGGCGAGTTGTTGGATAGAGCGGCATGGCGGAGGTTCCAGATTAGAACGGAGCTAGAACGTCCAAGTCGATCTCAAGCTACGAGATTCCTGGAGCGGCTTGCCGATCGTTTCGGTGGAGACCTTGGATTTGCTCCAAGGACTCTGGCGGACAAGTTGGCTGGCGCAAGCTTCGCCGAACTGGAGGAGTTTGCGCTCGATGTCCGCAGACGTGCCGTGCTGGAACTTCCAGATGTGAATCTTCGGAAAATCGTCCAGGAGCGGCTTGAACATCGCCGGGGAGAGGCGAGCTGGTGA